The Exiguobacterium acetylicum genome includes a window with the following:
- a CDS encoding DUF3388 domain-containing protein, which produces MSEFEQWYLEYELKVNRPGILGDIASLMGMLHISIVTINGVDHQRRGMLLQTKQPDQIPRLAAILKTMSTIEVIKLRKPKLRDRIAIRHGRYIDQSSDERKTFRFVREDLGILVDFMAELCKQDGHLLIGVRGMPRVGKTESIVAASVSANKKWLFLSSTLIKQTVRTSLFDDERTGDYVYIIDALVSQRNFDERHWQILREVMRLPATKIVEHPDAFVKSSEYTWDDFDYIIELRNTTEEIIVTELPRSHGGNDWFNFE; this is translated from the coding sequence GTGAGTGAGTTCGAGCAATGGTATCTCGAATATGAATTAAAGGTCAACCGTCCCGGTATACTCGGGGACATTGCTTCGTTGATGGGAATGTTACATATTTCGATCGTGACGATCAATGGTGTTGATCATCAACGACGTGGTATGTTATTGCAAACGAAACAACCGGATCAAATTCCACGACTCGCCGCTATTCTCAAGACGATGTCAACCATTGAGGTCATCAAACTACGAAAACCAAAGCTCCGAGACCGAATTGCGATTCGACACGGTCGTTATATCGATCAAAGTAGTGATGAGCGAAAGACGTTCCGCTTCGTTCGAGAAGACTTAGGGATTCTCGTCGATTTCATGGCAGAGCTGTGCAAACAGGATGGTCACTTGTTGATTGGTGTCCGTGGCATGCCGCGCGTCGGGAAGACGGAATCGATTGTCGCAGCAAGCGTCAGTGCGAATAAGAAATGGCTGTTCCTGTCATCGACGTTGATTAAACAGACAGTTCGAACGTCGTTGTTCGACGATGAGCGGACGGGTGATTATGTCTATATCATCGATGCGTTAGTATCGCAACGAAATTTCGATGAACGGCACTGGCAAATCCTGCGCGAAGTCATGCGACTACCGGCGACGAAGATCGTCGAGCATCCGGACGCTTTCGTTAAATCAAGTGAATATACGTGGGATGATTTTGATTACATCATTGAATTACGCAACACGACTGAAGAAATCATTGTGACTGAACTGCCTCGTTCCCATGGTGGAAATGATTGGTTCAACTTTGAATAA
- the recA gene encoding recombinase RecA, protein MSDRKAALEMALRQIEKQFGKGSIMKLGENADQKVSVISSGSITLDIALGAGGYPRGRVIEVYGPESSGKTTVALHAIAEVQKQGGQAAFIDAEHALDPAYANKLGVNIDELLLSQPDTGEQALEIAEALVRSGAVDILVVDSVAALVPKAEIEGEMGDSHVGLQARLMSQALRKLSGATNKSKTIVIFINQIREKIGVMFGNPETTPGGRALKFYSSVRLEVRRAEALKNGTDVVGNKTKIKVVKNKIAPPFKQAEVDIMYGLGISKVGELIDIGTDLDIVQKSGAWYSYNSERLGQGRENAKQYMVEHPEVAAEVERLIREHHGLVDRAEPVDFEAEQPEDLFAE, encoded by the coding sequence GTGAGTGATCGTAAAGCAGCACTTGAGATGGCGTTACGCCAGATAGAGAAACAGTTCGGTAAAGGTTCCATCATGAAACTCGGAGAAAATGCGGATCAGAAGGTATCAGTAATCTCTTCTGGATCGATTACATTAGACATTGCCCTAGGTGCAGGTGGATATCCACGTGGACGGGTCATTGAAGTATATGGACCTGAATCGTCAGGTAAAACAACGGTTGCGCTTCACGCAATCGCAGAAGTTCAAAAACAAGGTGGACAAGCAGCTTTCATCGATGCAGAGCACGCGCTTGATCCAGCATATGCAAATAAACTCGGTGTCAATATCGATGAGCTCCTCTTGTCACAACCAGACACTGGGGAACAAGCACTTGAAATCGCGGAAGCACTCGTGCGTTCTGGCGCTGTTGATATTCTCGTCGTCGACTCGGTTGCAGCACTCGTACCAAAAGCTGAAATCGAAGGTGAGATGGGTGATTCACACGTCGGTCTTCAAGCTCGTTTAATGAGTCAGGCGCTCCGGAAATTGTCTGGTGCAACGAATAAATCGAAGACGATCGTCATCTTCATCAACCAAATTCGTGAAAAAATTGGTGTCATGTTCGGTAACCCGGAAACAACTCCTGGTGGTCGAGCACTCAAGTTCTACTCGTCTGTTCGTTTAGAAGTGCGTCGTGCGGAAGCGTTGAAAAACGGTACGGACGTCGTCGGTAACAAAACGAAGATCAAGGTCGTCAAGAACAAGATTGCACCTCCGTTCAAACAAGCGGAAGTTGACATCATGTATGGTCTCGGGATTTCAAAAGTCGGTGAGTTGATCGACATCGGAACAGATCTTGATATCGTTCAAAAGAGTGGTGCATGGTACTCGTATAACTCAGAGCGTCTCGGTCAAGGACGTGAGAATGCGAAACAATATATGGTCGAGCATCCGGAAGTCGCAGCAGAGGTTGAACGTTTGATTCGTGAACATCACGGTCTCGTCGATCGCGCAGAGCCGGTTGATTTCGAAGCGGAACAACCAGAAGATTTATTTGCTGAATAA
- a CDS encoding cob(I)yrinic acid a,c-diamide adenosyltransferase, with translation MKIYTKSGDEGETSLVGGRVKKNDRLISLMGELDELNSFVGLARTKASSIEVREQLTVIQHALFDCGSDLMYIEPRPSRLSQEATVDLESWIDSLTELSPPLDKFILPGGTEAAATLHVARTVCRRVERSMIDVPQAAHLLPFINRLSDFFFTAARYENAVKQKADIEYVRSAHVFKRKDGE, from the coding sequence ATGAAAATTTACACGAAATCTGGCGATGAGGGAGAAACTTCTCTCGTTGGTGGTAGGGTCAAAAAAAATGATCGTTTGATCAGTTTGATGGGAGAACTCGATGAGCTCAATAGCTTCGTCGGACTTGCTCGGACGAAAGCATCATCGATTGAGGTGCGAGAGCAATTAACAGTCATTCAACATGCCTTATTCGACTGTGGTAGTGATTTGATGTATATCGAACCACGACCATCACGATTGAGTCAGGAAGCGACAGTCGATTTAGAAAGTTGGATCGACAGTTTAACGGAGTTATCGCCACCACTCGATAAATTCATTTTACCAGGCGGAACGGAAGCAGCTGCGACGTTGCATGTGGCGCGGACGGTCTGTCGTCGCGTCGAACGTTCGATGATCGATGTCCCTCAAGCAGCGCATCTACTACCGTTCATCAACCGACTCAGTGATTTCTTCTTTACAGCCGCTCGCTATGAGAATGCGGTTAAACAAAAAGCAGATATTGAATACGTCCGCAGTGCGCATGTATTCAAACGAAAGGATGGAGAGTAA
- a CDS encoding helix-turn-helix domain-containing protein has protein sequence MTELGTYLKEQREALGVSLEQIQTTTKIQKRYIVAIEEGNYDQLPGAFYARAFIKTYAEALGLDVDEVFTTYKRDLPEPEAQPVVGLSRRATYSKSSAPKKSVAKRWIPNIIIIVLIFAIGAALYYGLQMFLDGNEEAKTSAPKQNDVTIDQGDAPSKETDAPAKTEEEPKEEPAKQEETKEEPKKEALAVKSTSGQDVTYEVATKDTMNVSIQIKKDASPSPFVGVRDTSLEGEALAPDHINASDPNPIVVKDAKTDLIRIRIGSIKGIDKIVVNDQELKLNRSLLVQNIYLKKVDTP, from the coding sequence ATGACCGAGCTCGGAACCTACTTAAAGGAACAACGGGAGGCACTGGGTGTCTCTCTCGAACAAATTCAAACGACGACGAAGATTCAAAAGCGTTACATCGTCGCGATTGAAGAAGGCAATTACGATCAATTACCGGGTGCATTCTATGCCCGTGCCTTCATCAAGACATATGCGGAAGCACTCGGTCTTGACGTTGATGAAGTGTTTACGACTTACAAGCGTGACCTTCCAGAACCGGAAGCACAGCCAGTCGTCGGACTGTCGCGCCGAGCGACGTATTCGAAATCCAGTGCTCCGAAAAAGAGTGTTGCAAAACGTTGGATTCCGAACATCATCATCATCGTGTTGATTTTTGCAATCGGTGCTGCCTTGTATTATGGTCTGCAGATGTTCCTCGACGGTAACGAAGAGGCGAAGACGTCCGCGCCGAAACAAAATGATGTGACGATCGATCAAGGAGACGCACCGAGTAAAGAAACGGATGCGCCTGCGAAGACCGAAGAAGAGCCGAAGGAAGAACCGGCGAAACAAGAAGAAACAAAAGAAGAACCTAAAAAAGAGGCACTTGCTGTGAAGTCGACATCTGGTCAAGATGTCACTTATGAAGTAGCAACGAAGGATACGATGAATGTCTCGATTCAAATCAAGAAAGACGCGTCTCCATCACCATTCGTTGGTGTGCGTGATACTTCACTTGAGGGAGAAGCACTTGCGCCAGATCACATCAATGCATCGGATCCAAATCCGATCGTCGTGAAGGACGCGAAGACGGACTTGATTCGGATCCGGATTGGTTCGATTAAAGGAATTGATAAAATCGTCGTCAATGACCAAGAACTGAAACTGAACCGTTCGCTTCTCGTCCAAAATATCTATTTGAAGAAAGTAGACACGCCGTAA
- a CDS encoding ATP-binding protein: protein MKWLQSVVIKLWGTILLLVSVVLIALTILLLEFFNSFHIEQERGHLAKLGQQVETVFQAHSGIEEGSSTAVEITDIYGATLIAKTQDDSVEANISQAKANRIIKELERQNWKAIDGEEGETAIGNYETFDGKAALAYRAPLITDSGNGTIYLIEQLTNIEQANEGARQIIQLCVLLAIIGTTVFAFFLSTRITAPLRTIRQAVVEAGEGKFDQSLTQRSRDEIGDLALAFNEMSSQLNQYVTDLDKERHLLSSILRCMADGVLTFSKSGELLATNPPAEAFLAGSPVPDELIELFQTVMQEETEMTVSFEREGRFYIIIVSPLLEQEEQIGAVAVLRDMTEAQQLEKMRADFVANVSHELRTPLVMLQGYSEAIVDGMTESDEATKEFASIIYDESQRLSRLVNDLLDLARMEAGYQELRIESVEAVPFAERVIKKFKQMGRDKQVTFSVAGPNVEFDADPDQMEQVLTNLLGNALRYTENGEIKIKIDEDRENMTLSVIDSGDGIPEEDLPFVFDRFYKADKARTRGKTGTGIGLAIVANVVRAHGGDVEVDSRLGEGATFRIRLPKKQRKRTL, encoded by the coding sequence ATGAAATGGTTGCAAAGCGTTGTCATTAAACTATGGGGTACGATTTTGTTACTCGTTTCAGTCGTCTTGATTGCCTTGACGATCTTGTTACTTGAATTTTTCAACTCGTTTCATATCGAACAGGAGCGGGGGCACCTTGCAAAGCTTGGTCAACAAGTCGAGACCGTCTTTCAGGCGCACTCCGGCATCGAGGAAGGATCGAGTACCGCTGTTGAAATCACCGATATTTATGGCGCGACACTGATCGCGAAGACCCAGGACGATTCTGTCGAAGCAAACATCTCACAAGCGAAAGCGAACCGGATCATCAAGGAACTTGAACGCCAGAACTGGAAAGCAATCGATGGTGAAGAGGGAGAGACGGCAATCGGGAACTATGAGACGTTTGATGGAAAGGCGGCACTTGCGTACCGAGCACCGCTCATTACGGATAGCGGCAATGGCACGATCTACCTGATCGAACAATTGACGAATATCGAGCAAGCGAATGAGGGTGCACGCCAAATCATTCAACTCTGTGTCTTGTTAGCGATCATCGGGACGACAGTCTTTGCTTTCTTCCTCTCAACGCGGATTACGGCACCACTGCGGACGATTCGCCAAGCCGTCGTTGAGGCGGGTGAGGGGAAATTCGATCAAAGTTTGACGCAACGGTCGCGCGATGAGATTGGTGACTTGGCGCTTGCTTTTAACGAGATGAGTAGCCAACTCAATCAATACGTCACGGATCTCGATAAGGAACGGCATCTACTCTCCTCGATTCTGCGCTGTATGGCAGACGGGGTGTTGACGTTTTCGAAATCAGGTGAGCTACTCGCGACGAATCCACCGGCAGAGGCATTCCTTGCAGGTTCTCCGGTTCCGGACGAACTGATCGAGCTGTTCCAGACGGTCATGCAAGAAGAGACGGAGATGACCGTGTCCTTCGAGCGAGAGGGACGCTTCTACATCATCATCGTCAGTCCGTTGCTTGAACAAGAAGAACAGATTGGAGCAGTCGCAGTCTTACGTGACATGACGGAAGCACAACAACTTGAAAAGATGCGCGCTGATTTTGTTGCGAATGTCAGTCATGAACTTCGGACACCACTCGTCATGTTGCAAGGGTATTCGGAAGCGATCGTCGACGGGATGACCGAAAGTGATGAGGCGACAAAGGAATTCGCTTCGATCATTTACGATGAATCACAACGGCTGTCACGTCTCGTCAATGATTTACTCGATCTTGCGCGGATGGAAGCGGGATATCAGGAGTTGCGAATCGAATCAGTCGAAGCCGTACCTTTCGCAGAGCGGGTCATCAAGAAGTTCAAACAAATGGGACGCGATAAGCAGGTCACGTTCTCTGTTGCTGGTCCGAACGTTGAGTTTGACGCTGATCCGGATCAGATGGAGCAAGTGTTGACGAATCTTCTCGGCAACGCGCTTCGTTATACGGAGAACGGTGAAATCAAGATTAAGATTGACGAAGATAGGGAAAACATGACATTATCCGTCATTGATTCAGGTGACGGGATTCCGGAAGAAGACTTACCATTTGTCTTTGATCGTTTCTATAAGGCAGATAAGGCGCGGACGCGCGGAAAGACCGGTACAGGAATCGGTCTAGCGATCGTCGCGAACGTCGTCCGTGCTCACGGTGGAGACGTCGAAGTCGACAGCCGCCTAGGAGAAGGAGCGACTTTCCGAATTCGATTACCAAAAAAACAAAGGAAGCGAACATTATGA
- a CDS encoding competence/damage-inducible protein A, whose protein sequence is MKAEIIAVGSELLLGEIANTNAQYLSEWLASAGIDVHYHTVVGDNRERMQETFRQAQQRADLLVITGGLGPTEDDLTKEVLADLLGRDLVLDQAAYERIEGFLKTRQREMTINERKQALIIDGATVLRNDAGLAPGMSVQTEHHQYIVLPGVPREMKQILKDHFSHLFGQETIRSRTLRFFGIGESALNDRLETLIKEATNPSVAPYAELAEVRLRLTAKALDQQEADRMLDELEQHVLAEVGMYFYGYGETSLPEVVLKRYQEAGLTMSLAESLTGGAVASGLVDVSGASKVLRGSAVVYDDAAKQAVLSVPEELLKEHTAVSKEVAIAMAEGARSLYQSDIAVALTGEAGPTSNSGKEVGTVYCAVADADGTRIVEWQYPSFDRGMIRLRSVKDTYFLLLKHLEKAPE, encoded by the coding sequence ATGAAAGCAGAAATCATCGCAGTCGGAAGCGAACTTCTCCTTGGAGAAATTGCCAACACGAATGCACAGTACCTTTCCGAATGGTTAGCGAGTGCAGGGATTGACGTTCATTACCATACAGTCGTCGGTGATAATCGTGAGCGGATGCAAGAGACATTCCGTCAAGCGCAACAACGGGCAGATCTTCTCGTGATCACAGGAGGTCTTGGACCGACCGAGGACGACTTGACGAAGGAAGTACTCGCCGATCTCCTTGGTCGCGATCTCGTGTTGGATCAAGCGGCGTACGAGCGAATTGAAGGATTCTTAAAAACGCGCCAACGGGAGATGACGATCAACGAACGAAAACAAGCATTAATCATCGATGGTGCAACGGTTTTGCGCAATGATGCTGGGCTCGCTCCTGGTATGTCAGTACAGACCGAACACCATCAATATATCGTCTTGCCAGGTGTACCACGCGAGATGAAGCAGATCTTAAAAGATCACTTCAGTCATCTGTTCGGTCAAGAGACGATTCGTTCGCGAACACTCCGTTTCTTTGGAATCGGCGAATCTGCTTTAAACGACCGGCTTGAAACGTTAATCAAAGAAGCGACGAATCCATCGGTCGCTCCCTATGCTGAACTTGCTGAAGTCCGGTTGCGTCTAACAGCCAAGGCACTCGATCAACAAGAAGCTGATCGTATGCTCGACGAACTCGAACAACATGTACTTGCTGAAGTCGGCATGTACTTCTATGGATATGGCGAGACGAGTTTGCCGGAAGTCGTCTTGAAACGGTATCAAGAAGCTGGATTGACAATGTCGCTTGCTGAGTCACTGACGGGAGGAGCCGTTGCAAGTGGACTCGTCGATGTGAGCGGTGCGAGTAAAGTGTTGCGCGGCAGTGCCGTCGTCTACGATGACGCTGCGAAGCAAGCGGTATTATCAGTACCGGAAGAACTTCTAAAAGAGCATACGGCAGTCAGTAAAGAGGTGGCGATCGCGATGGCGGAAGGGGCACGAAGCCTGTATCAATCCGACATTGCCGTCGCCTTGACGGGAGAAGCGGGTCCGACGAGCAATAGCGGCAAAGAAGTTGGAACAGTCTATTGTGCTGTCGCAGATGCCGACGGAACACGGATCGTCGAATGGCAATATCCGTCGTTCGACCGTGGAATGATTCGCCTGCGTTCTGTCAAAGATACCTATTTCCTTCTACTGAAACATCTCGAAAAAGCACCAGAGTGA
- the pgsA gene encoding CDP-diacylglycerol--glycerol-3-phosphate 3-phosphatidyltransferase, with product MNLPNQLTVLRVLLIPVFVIVLAIDPNWGQWDVLGAELPVSHFVAAIIFLIASLTDWLDGYIARKQKLVTNFGKFMDPLADKMLVAAALVYLVELGFVAAWIVVIILCREFAVTGLRLVASDEGIVLAAGNSGKAKTWVQLTSITAYLLHDIVFAMWNIPFADITMWLALILTIYSGVEYFSKNIKLITKSM from the coding sequence ATGAACTTACCGAATCAATTGACAGTATTACGCGTTTTATTAATTCCCGTGTTCGTCATCGTACTTGCGATTGATCCGAACTGGGGACAGTGGGACGTACTGGGAGCTGAACTTCCTGTCTCACACTTCGTTGCAGCCATTATCTTTTTGATTGCATCTTTAACGGATTGGCTCGATGGCTATATCGCTCGCAAACAAAAATTAGTTACGAACTTTGGAAAATTCATGGATCCATTAGCGGATAAGATGTTAGTCGCTGCTGCGCTCGTCTATCTTGTGGAACTTGGATTCGTTGCAGCATGGATCGTCGTCATCATTCTCTGTCGAGAGTTTGCTGTCACAGGTCTTCGTCTCGTCGCTTCTGACGAGGGAATCGTTCTTGCTGCCGGAAACTCTGGGAAAGCTAAGACATGGGTCCAGTTGACATCGATCACAGCCTATCTTTTACACGATATCGTCTTCGCGATGTGGAATATTCCATTCGCAGATATCACGATGTGGCTCGCTCTCATCCTGACGATTTACTCAGGCGTTGAATATTTCTCGAAAAACATTAAGTTAATTACAAAATCCATGTAA
- the yfmH gene encoding EF-P 5-aminopentanol modification-associated protein YfmH, which yields MEQLTYHDTDETVYHEQLDNGLSVYLLQKKGYEKTYATFTTRYGSIDQRFKKGEEWVTVPDGIAHFLEHKMFESEKGDVFQEFGRLGASANAFTSFSRTAYLFSATSLIEQNLETLIDFVQDPYFTPESVEKEKGIITQEIQMYQDNPGWRLFFGLIESMYASHPVRIDIAGTPESINQITADDLYTCYRTFYHPSNMVLFVVGNIDPEETLALIKANQAKKDYTDRPAIERDYGQEPRGVHRPRFELELDVKTPKVLIGYKDESLRGEAQVRRELTSELLLHLLFDQTSSTYLELYEDGLIDDTFSFDYSSEEEFAFATFGMETEDPDKFINAYETLLQTRPDFSEDEVTRKRNMMQGKFLRALNSPEFIANQFSRHALAGTNLFTLPTMIASITKEEIEARFDELFAIENRAISIVKPYA from the coding sequence ATGGAACAACTGACTTATCACGATACAGACGAAACGGTATACCACGAGCAGCTCGATAACGGGTTATCGGTCTACTTGTTGCAAAAAAAAGGCTACGAAAAGACGTATGCGACGTTTACGACACGTTATGGTTCGATTGATCAGCGATTCAAAAAAGGAGAGGAATGGGTCACGGTCCCGGACGGCATCGCCCATTTCCTTGAGCATAAGATGTTCGAATCAGAAAAAGGGGATGTCTTCCAAGAGTTCGGTCGCCTCGGTGCCTCAGCGAACGCCTTTACATCATTCTCGCGGACAGCCTATCTGTTCTCGGCAACATCGTTGATCGAACAAAATCTCGAGACGTTGATCGATTTCGTACAAGATCCGTACTTTACGCCGGAAAGCGTGGAGAAAGAGAAGGGAATCATTACGCAAGAGATCCAGATGTATCAAGATAATCCAGGCTGGCGTCTATTCTTTGGTTTGATTGAATCGATGTATGCATCGCATCCAGTCCGGATCGATATCGCGGGAACACCAGAATCAATCAATCAAATCACAGCCGATGACCTCTACACATGTTACCGTACGTTCTATCACCCATCGAACATGGTCTTGTTCGTCGTTGGTAACATCGACCCGGAAGAGACGCTTGCATTGATCAAGGCGAACCAAGCGAAGAAGGACTACACGGATCGCCCAGCGATCGAGCGGGATTATGGGCAAGAACCGCGCGGAGTGCATCGTCCACGGTTCGAACTTGAACTCGACGTTAAAACACCTAAAGTATTGATTGGCTATAAAGACGAATCTCTTCGCGGCGAAGCGCAAGTCCGCCGGGAGTTGACGAGTGAATTGCTGTTGCATCTCTTATTCGATCAGACATCATCGACGTATTTAGAGCTCTATGAAGATGGATTGATTGATGATACGTTCAGCTTTGACTATTCGAGTGAAGAAGAGTTCGCCTTTGCGACGTTTGGAATGGAAACAGAAGACCCGGATAAATTCATCAATGCCTACGAGACATTGCTTCAAACGCGTCCTGACTTTTCAGAAGATGAAGTCACGCGTAAGCGAAACATGATGCAAGGGAAATTCCTCCGCGCCTTGAACTCGCCGGAGTTCATCGCAAACCAGTTCTCGCGTCACGCACTTGCCGGTACGAATTTATTCACGCTTCCGACGATGATTGCGTCGATTACGAAAGAAGAGATTGAAGCTCGTTTTGATGAGTTGTTCGCTATTGAAAATCGAGCAATCTCGATCGTCAAACCATACGCGTGA
- the ymfI gene encoding elongation factor P 5-aminopentanone reductase, with translation MRILITGASGAIGLAAAKQLAVAGHELVLQTYRQQAVLERMIEEWPGEHVILTVNLADEADLQTFCATLPVVDAFVHCAGTSYSGLLLDQSATSMQELWKIHVDALMRISQTVTRTKPFTSNLAIVVVSSVLGEQGVAGEVAYSTCKAAQLGFVKAYSKELGPMHGRINAITPGWIDTPMNAVFSDEEKEEAIAEIPVGRFGKAEEVASAIRYLVHPESSYVSGAILKIDGAWM, from the coding sequence ATGCGAATTCTCATCACGGGTGCGAGTGGTGCCATTGGTCTTGCGGCAGCGAAACAACTCGCTGTCGCCGGACATGAATTGGTGCTTCAGACGTATCGACAGCAAGCGGTTTTAGAACGGATGATAGAGGAGTGGCCTGGGGAACACGTAATCCTGACTGTGAACTTGGCGGATGAGGCGGACTTGCAGACATTTTGTGCGACGTTACCGGTCGTCGATGCTTTCGTCCATTGTGCTGGAACGAGTTATAGCGGTTTGTTACTCGATCAATCGGCGACATCGATGCAGGAGCTTTGGAAAATCCATGTCGATGCCTTGATGCGAATCAGCCAAACGGTGACGCGGACAAAACCGTTTACGTCAAATCTTGCAATCGTCGTCGTCAGTAGTGTATTAGGGGAGCAAGGTGTCGCGGGTGAAGTTGCCTATTCGACCTGTAAGGCGGCGCAACTTGGATTCGTCAAAGCGTACAGCAAGGAGCTTGGGCCGATGCATGGACGAATCAATGCGATCACACCGGGGTGGATCGATACTCCGATGAACGCGGTTTTTTCTGATGAGGAAAAGGAAGAGGCGATTGCTGAAATCCCTGTCGGTCGTTTCGGGAAAGCAGAGGAAGTCGCTTCTGCAATCCGTTACTTAGTGCATCCGGAATCCAGTTATGTGTCGGGAGCGATCCTTAAAATAGATGGTGCCTGGATGTGA
- the yfmF gene encoding EF-P 5-aminopentanol modification-associated protein YfmF yields MSQSFSTWKKEGTSFHLVPTDKFKTTTILVTFSAPLEAKTLTSRAILPYIMEKSTAAYPSMKALREPLETLYDAGLYADASKFGEEHVISFQLDVVRGELVHHPSLLKEALELLEQMVLYPDLTEGGFREQFVKQEKRLHALRISSLYDDKMRYAQQRLLELMAPGEAVSLPSLGTLEELEQITPSSLRDTYRSMIEDDRIDVFVVGQVTQDEMEDALSFLPSHSEKVSHYIPAQKTVNGVKRSSETQPIKQGKLHLGYRVAVDPTSADSIRMQIVNGLFGGFPHSKLFMNVREKESLAYYAASRYAALNSALYVYAGVDTKEAERAEKIILEQLVDLKAGQFTDEELTQTKAMLINARRQILDQPGQLIGWLNGSKMRGLTLEDEIQIIETATREDVVRLAAAIDLDAVYLLRGEE; encoded by the coding sequence ATGAGTCAGTCATTCAGCACATGGAAAAAAGAAGGAACGAGCTTCCACCTCGTTCCGACCGATAAATTCAAGACGACGACGATCCTTGTCACTTTTTCGGCACCGCTCGAAGCGAAGACGTTAACAAGCCGTGCGATTTTGCCGTACATCATGGAAAAATCGACAGCTGCTTATCCGTCGATGAAAGCGTTACGTGAACCACTTGAAACACTATATGATGCCGGTCTTTATGCGGACGCATCGAAGTTCGGAGAAGAGCACGTCATTTCCTTCCAGCTCGATGTCGTACGGGGAGAGCTTGTCCATCATCCGTCGCTCTTAAAAGAAGCACTCGAATTATTAGAGCAGATGGTGCTTTATCCTGATTTGACGGAAGGTGGCTTCCGCGAACAGTTCGTCAAACAAGAAAAACGACTCCATGCGTTACGGATCAGTTCACTGTATGACGATAAGATGCGTTACGCACAACAGCGTCTTCTCGAATTGATGGCACCAGGTGAAGCAGTCTCCCTGCCATCTCTTGGAACACTGGAAGAACTTGAACAGATCACTCCGTCATCTTTGCGTGATACATACCGTTCGATGATCGAAGACGATCGAATCGACGTTTTCGTCGTCGGGCAGGTGACGCAAGACGAAATGGAAGATGCGTTATCCTTCTTGCCGTCACACTCGGAAAAAGTCAGTCATTACATTCCTGCTCAAAAAACAGTCAATGGCGTGAAACGGTCGAGTGAAACACAACCGATCAAACAAGGGAAATTACATCTCGGTTACCGGGTAGCAGTTGATCCGACATCGGCTGATTCAATCCGTATGCAAATCGTCAACGGTCTGTTCGGTGGCTTCCCGCACTCGAAGCTGTTCATGAATGTCCGTGAAAAAGAAAGTCTCGCCTACTACGCCGCTTCACGTTATGCGGCATTGAATAGTGCACTCTATGTCTATGCCGGGGTCGACACAAAAGAAGCGGAACGTGCTGAGAAAATCATCTTAGAACAACTCGTTGATTTGAAGGCAGGACAGTTCACGGATGAAGAATTGACACAGACGAAGGCGATGTTAATCAATGCGCGTCGTCAAATCCTTGATCAACCAGGGCAGTTGATTGGTTGGTTGAATGGTTCGAAGATGCGTGGATTGACACTTGAAGATGAGATCCAAATCATCGAAACGGCGACACGTGAAGACGTCGTTCGATTAGCAGCGGCAATCGATCTTGATGCCGTATATCTATTGCGAGGTGAAGAATGA